From Sporosarcina sp. Te-1, the proteins below share one genomic window:
- a CDS encoding DUF819 domain-containing protein, giving the protein MDALFTSTGSLLAIMAITIALALFLQRFRGFKMLGPALLAIVISVILANLKVVPFSAEVYGVVAQYAIPLSIAMMLLSVDIKAMLKLSKKPIVSIALAGLTVSAVTVVAGIIFAPMIEEGWKVAGMFVGTYTGGSANLTAIGYGLGALPTTFAAANAADYVIGVPTLIAMFAFPRFASQSKWFQKVWPFSLSNEELEGKHGELDEDPFLQEKKWSITDIAWSFAIAFGITALASYLAGFMPESFQGAARILLITTIAIIVAQFGPVKKIKGNMDLGLYVALFFLTTIGYMVNIKAFVGSTLAIALFCFVVIILSLTVHALLCRLLKIEYQYVVIGIIASIADGSTSALVAASANWKNLVSLAIVLGVIGMVMGNYLGFGVAYLIKYIIGG; this is encoded by the coding sequence ATGGATGCATTATTTACAAGCACAGGAAGTTTGTTGGCGATTATGGCGATAACGATTGCCTTGGCCCTTTTCTTACAACGATTTAGAGGATTTAAAATGTTAGGTCCCGCTCTATTGGCCATAGTGATAAGCGTAATCTTAGCCAACTTGAAAGTGGTTCCTTTTAGCGCGGAAGTCTATGGTGTTGTTGCTCAGTATGCGATTCCGCTCTCCATTGCCATGATGCTGTTAAGTGTCGATATAAAAGCGATGCTTAAATTGTCGAAGAAACCAATTGTCTCGATCGCTTTAGCGGGTCTAACCGTTAGTGCAGTAACAGTGGTTGCGGGTATCATTTTCGCTCCGATGATAGAAGAAGGATGGAAAGTTGCTGGAATGTTTGTTGGTACATATACGGGAGGCAGCGCCAACTTAACTGCCATCGGTTATGGACTAGGTGCTCTTCCAACAACTTTTGCGGCAGCGAATGCAGCCGATTATGTCATTGGTGTTCCTACATTAATAGCGATGTTCGCTTTTCCTAGGTTTGCTTCACAGTCCAAATGGTTTCAGAAGGTATGGCCATTTTCTCTTTCGAACGAAGAGTTAGAAGGGAAGCATGGAGAACTAGACGAGGATCCCTTTTTACAGGAGAAAAAGTGGAGTATTACCGACATTGCCTGGAGCTTTGCTATCGCATTCGGAATTACGGCACTGGCTTCTTACTTGGCAGGCTTTATGCCGGAATCCTTTCAAGGTGCAGCTCGAATTTTATTAATTACAACGATTGCAATCATAGTTGCGCAGTTTGGACCTGTTAAAAAAATAAAGGGGAATATGGACTTAGGCTTATACGTTGCCCTCTTCTTCTTAACTACAATTGGCTACATGGTCAATATCAAAGCATTTGTCGGCTCCACACTGGCGATTGCGTTGTTCTGTTTCGTTGTCATTATTCTTTCTTTAACAGTACATGCACTGCTATGTCGTCTTTTAAAGATTGAATATCAATACGTTGTCATCGGTATTATTGCCTCCATTGCAGATGGTTCTACTTCTGCTTTAGTTGCAGCCTCTGCGAATTGGAAAAACCTAGTCAGCCTTGCCATTGTCCTAGGTGTCATCGGAATGGTGATGGGGAATTATCTTGGATTCGGAGTTGCCTATTTGATCAAGTATATCATTGGCGGGTAA
- a CDS encoding mandelate racemase/muconate lactonizing enzyme family protein: MKITNIKIETLKLELLKPLTVALGTIEHVETLLVQIETDEGITGIGEGSPFEFVTGETLETSIKLAKQFKDLLIGENPLQIEKIHTIMDKTIVGNTATKAAFDIALHDLMGKKMNAPLYQLLGGHSNSFMTDVTIGIDTPEIMAKEAKERVDSGFSILKVKAGVNAEQDIEAMQLIREAVGDRIRIRMDANQGWTVPEAIRVLNAMEPLRIEAVEQPLPYWNIEGHAYIRNKVMTPIMADESVHSPQDALKIVKQDAADILNIKLMKSAGLYKAAQINHIAEAAGLTCMVGCMLESKIGITAGASLVAAKKNILDADLDSFLYIKDTGIQGGISIHNGVMTLPEKPGLGIELEL, from the coding sequence ATGAAAATTACAAATATCAAGATTGAAACACTAAAGCTGGAATTGCTCAAACCTTTAACTGTTGCGCTTGGGACCATAGAGCACGTCGAAACGTTGCTTGTTCAAATTGAAACAGATGAAGGCATCACCGGCATCGGGGAAGGATCACCGTTTGAGTTCGTGACGGGGGAAACACTGGAAACCTCTATAAAGCTAGCTAAACAATTTAAAGACTTGCTTATTGGAGAAAACCCGCTGCAAATTGAAAAAATACATACCATAATGGATAAAACGATTGTTGGCAACACAGCAACCAAAGCAGCTTTCGATATTGCCCTTCACGATCTTATGGGCAAAAAAATGAATGCTCCGCTGTATCAACTATTAGGTGGGCACAGTAACTCCTTTATGACAGATGTCACAATTGGAATCGATACACCAGAGATCATGGCAAAAGAAGCAAAAGAACGAGTAGATAGCGGCTTTTCGATATTGAAGGTGAAGGCGGGGGTAAATGCCGAACAGGATATTGAGGCAATGCAATTGATTCGTGAAGCGGTTGGCGACCGCATACGGATTCGGATGGATGCCAATCAAGGCTGGACCGTGCCGGAAGCGATACGCGTATTAAATGCGATGGAACCTCTTCGTATCGAAGCTGTGGAACAACCACTTCCTTATTGGAACATTGAAGGGCATGCGTATATACGCAATAAAGTAATGACTCCCATCATGGCTGATGAAAGTGTCCATTCTCCTCAAGATGCTTTGAAAATTGTAAAACAGGACGCCGCAGATATTCTGAACATTAAATTAATGAAGTCGGCCGGTCTTTACAAAGCCGCACAAATTAACCATATCGCAGAAGCAGCAGGTCTTACATGTATGGTGGGCTGTATGCTTGAAAGTAAAATTGGTATTACTGCTGGGGCAAGCCTCGTTGCTGCCAAGAAAAATATTTTGGATGCGGATCTGGATAGTTTTCTGTATATCAAAGACACAGGGATTCAGGGCGGTATATCCATTCATAATGGTGTCATGACATTGCCGGAAAAACCAGGTTTGGGGATTGAACTTGAACTATAA
- a CDS encoding general stress protein, with translation MKNHVFGVYENEQQAAEAVAELKSKGYTTEEISVVGKHIKELSAITQEVKPSTTDGAIAGAATGGAIGIAGLLVGLSTVLVPGFGAVLAAGPILTTIGGAVVGANTQAGGLKHALMEVGVPDDEAERYSSDVEDGKILVLVHSRK, from the coding sequence ATGAAGAATCATGTTTTCGGCGTATACGAAAATGAACAACAAGCAGCTGAAGCTGTTGCAGAATTAAAGAGTAAAGGCTATACAACGGAGGAAATTTCAGTTGTTGGGAAACATATAAAAGAACTATCCGCCATCACACAGGAAGTCAAACCCTCCACTACGGATGGAGCGATCGCAGGAGCCGCAACTGGCGGCGCCATTGGCATAGCGGGGTTGTTAGTAGGATTATCCACTGTACTGGTTCCGGGATTTGGCGCTGTGCTGGCTGCCGGTCCTATCCTTACCACTATTGGAGGAGCAGTCGTTGGAGCCAATACGCAAGCTGGCGGATTAAAGCATGCTCTGATGGAAGTTGGTGTTCCGGATGATGAAGCGGAACGCTATTCTAGTGACGTTGAAGATGGGAAAATTCTTGTCTTAGTTCATTCTAGAAAATGA
- a CDS encoding nitroreductase family protein — MSFENLVKDRHSAVNFIEDEKMTEEDFKNIFELTKTAPSAYNLQFAEYLVITDKEKKERVKELSHNQYKIHTASAVILVMGNKNSIEMSEVEKIYGPMKMLKMMDELEYEMIVETINRYSEGLKANPSELDMELARNVGLHAMLFMLSAKHYGFDTCPMHVHNVKELREEFNIPHHLEPIMMITIGKSVDKVRSRGYRKPVGEFVSFNGY, encoded by the coding sequence ATGAGCTTTGAAAACCTAGTAAAAGACCGACATTCCGCGGTTAATTTTATTGAAGATGAAAAAATGACAGAAGAAGATTTTAAAAACATATTTGAATTAACAAAAACGGCACCCAGTGCATATAACCTACAATTTGCTGAGTATCTAGTCATAACAGACAAAGAGAAAAAAGAACGTGTGAAAGAATTAAGCCATAACCAATATAAAATACATACAGCAAGTGCTGTGATCCTCGTCATGGGAAATAAGAATAGTATTGAGATGTCCGAAGTAGAAAAAATTTACGGGCCGATGAAAATGTTAAAAATGATGGATGAACTAGAATATGAGATGATCGTCGAAACAATAAATAGATATAGTGAGGGGTTAAAAGCGAATCCAAGTGAATTGGATATGGAGTTAGCTCGAAATGTGGGTCTCCATGCCATGCTGTTTATGTTAAGCGCAAAGCATTATGGATTTGATACTTGTCCGATGCATGTTCACAATGTAAAGGAATTAAGAGAAGAATTTAATATTCCTCACCATTTAGAACCGATTATGATGATAACAATTGGGAAAAGTGTTGATAAAGTTCGATCACGTGGTTATCGTAAACCCGTCGGAGAATTCGTCAGCTTTAACGGGTATTGA
- a CDS encoding NADPH-dependent FMN reductase, which translates to MGFLNKLFGNEKQEESAMTNLNIGIILGSTREGRVSPQVGAWVKEIADKRGDANYTIIDIADYKLPLLGEPGGDASKAAAWSEAVAKQDGFVFIVQEYNHSITGALKNALDYLREEWNNKAAGIVSYGSVGGARAAEHLRGILGELLVADVRVHPALSLFTDFENGTDFKPKEVQADSVNQMLDQVIPWATALKTIR; encoded by the coding sequence ATGGGATTTTTAAACAAACTATTTGGAAATGAAAAACAGGAGGAATCAGCTATGACAAATTTAAATATCGGTATTATTTTAGGATCAACTCGTGAAGGACGGGTAAGCCCGCAGGTCGGTGCTTGGGTAAAAGAAATCGCTGATAAACGTGGAGATGCCAACTATACCATTATTGACATCGCAGATTATAAATTACCGCTTTTAGGTGAACCGGGTGGAGATGCTTCTAAAGCAGCCGCTTGGTCGGAAGCTGTCGCAAAACAAGACGGTTTCGTATTTATTGTTCAAGAATACAACCACTCCATTACAGGCGCACTTAAAAATGCATTGGACTACCTGCGTGAGGAATGGAACAACAAAGCGGCTGGTATCGTATCATACGGATCCGTAGGCGGTGCCCGTGCAGCAGAGCATTTACGTGGTATTTTAGGTGAATTACTAGTAGCGGACGTACGAGTACATCCTGCATTATCACTATTTACCGACTTTGAGAACGGTACAGACTTTAAGCCGAAAGAAGTCCAAGCCGATTCAGTCAATCAAATGCTAGATCAAGTCATACCTTGGGCAACCGCATTGAAAACCATCCGCTAA
- a CDS encoding ring-cleaving dioxygenase has product MNEIKGIHHVTAITSSAEKNYEFFTYVLGMRLVKKTVNQDDIQTYHLFFADDKGSAGTDMTFFDFPGIPKGTHGTNEIYKTAFRVPTDEALAYWVKRFDKYEVTHTGIKEVFGKQTISFVDFDDQQYMLISDERNEGVASGTPWQNGPVPLEFAITGLGPIHVRIAQFDYFKEVLEKVMMMREIAKEGSLHLFEVGEGGNGAQVIVEHNTILPNGRQGFGTVHHAAFRVEDTKVLYEWIERMKGFGFGTSGYVDRFFFESLYARVAPGILFEWATDGPGFMGDEPYETVGEKLSLPPFLEPKREQIEKLVRPIDTVRSTKQIEKEYL; this is encoded by the coding sequence GTGAATGAAATAAAAGGGATCCATCATGTGACAGCCATTACAAGCAGCGCGGAAAAGAACTATGAATTTTTCACCTATGTGTTAGGAATGCGTTTAGTTAAAAAAACTGTCAATCAAGATGATATTCAAACATATCATTTATTCTTCGCGGACGATAAAGGATCTGCCGGAACAGATATGACCTTCTTTGACTTCCCGGGAATTCCAAAGGGAACTCACGGAACGAACGAAATATACAAAACGGCTTTCCGTGTGCCGACGGATGAAGCATTAGCCTATTGGGTGAAACGTTTTGACAAATACGAAGTGACACATACAGGAATTAAAGAAGTCTTTGGGAAGCAAACAATATCGTTTGTTGATTTTGATGACCAACAATATATGTTGATTTCGGATGAACGAAATGAGGGAGTTGCATCTGGTACACCTTGGCAAAACGGTCCTGTCCCATTAGAGTTTGCCATTACAGGGTTGGGTCCCATTCATGTTCGAATCGCACAGTTTGATTATTTTAAAGAAGTACTGGAAAAAGTCATGATGATGCGGGAAATCGCGAAGGAAGGTTCGCTTCACTTATTCGAAGTAGGTGAAGGAGGGAATGGTGCGCAAGTCATCGTTGAACACAACACCATTTTACCAAATGGACGGCAAGGTTTCGGGACTGTACACCATGCGGCCTTCCGAGTAGAAGATACAAAAGTGTTATATGAATGGATTGAACGCATGAAAGGTTTTGGGTTTGGCACATCAGGTTATGTGGATCGCTTCTTCTTTGAATCACTGTATGCCCGTGTAGCACCTGGGATTTTATTTGAATGGGCTACAGATGGTCCTGGATTTATGGGGGACGAACCGTATGAAACAGTGGGAGAGAAATTATCATTACCACCATTCTTAGAGCCAAAACGTGAGCAAATCGAAAAGTTAGTACGTCCGATTGATACAGTCCGCAGCACGAAGCAGATTGAAAAAGAGTACTTGTAA
- a CDS encoding MarR family winged helix-turn-helix transcriptional regulator: MGLRSDELKAVTVILRASQAILDGIRKDVAKYGLNPTEFSVLELLYHKGDQPIQMMGKNVLISSSSITYVVDKLEQKNYVVRKDCPEDRRVTYAALTDAGRAFMDDIFPQHQETIRKLFEDVEASDVQEIITFLKQIGRKAKIL, from the coding sequence ATGGGACTAAGAAGTGATGAATTAAAAGCAGTTACCGTTATACTTCGTGCCTCCCAAGCGATTCTAGATGGTATTCGAAAAGATGTAGCTAAATATGGATTAAATCCAACAGAGTTTTCTGTTTTAGAATTGCTGTATCATAAAGGGGATCAGCCTATCCAGATGATGGGGAAGAATGTTCTCATCTCTAGCAGCAGTATCACGTATGTAGTTGATAAATTAGAGCAAAAAAACTATGTAGTGCGGAAAGACTGTCCAGAAGACCGACGAGTTACGTATGCAGCGTTAACGGATGCGGGAAGAGCATTTATGGATGACATTTTCCCACAGCATCAGGAGACCATTCGCAAGTTATTTGAGGATGTAGAAGCCAGTGATGTTCAAGAAATCATTACTTTCTTAAAACAAATCGGTCGCAAGGCAAAAATACTATAA
- a CDS encoding YceI family protein, whose product MKKWTVDQSHSTVGFEVKHMMVSKVKGQFTSYTADVAASELEDLSTASIGFTFDVASIDSNSDDRDNHLKSADFFDVETYPSITFHSTNITKDGNDYKVTGDLTIKDVTKPVTFDVEYGGKGTNPWGVEVYGFEAEAKINREEFGLTWNAALETGGVLVGKDIKIKVELEVNPSA is encoded by the coding sequence ATGAAGAAATGGACAGTAGACCAATCTCACTCAACGGTAGGATTCGAAGTAAAGCATATGATGGTATCGAAAGTAAAAGGTCAATTTACATCTTACACAGCAGATGTAGCAGCTTCCGAATTAGAAGATTTATCAACAGCTTCGATTGGCTTTACGTTTGATGTTGCGAGTATTGATTCAAATAGCGATGATCGTGACAATCACTTAAAATCAGCAGACTTCTTCGATGTAGAAACATATCCATCCATTACATTCCATTCAACAAACATTACGAAAGATGGGAATGACTACAAAGTAACAGGTGATTTAACAATTAAAGATGTAACAAAGCCGGTAACATTTGATGTGGAATATGGCGGGAAAGGCACGAATCCATGGGGCGTGGAAGTTTACGGATTTGAAGCAGAAGCAAAAATCAATCGTGAAGAATTCGGCTTAACTTGGAATGCAGCATTGGAAACTGGTGGAGTACTTGTTGGGAAAGACATCAAGATTAAAGTGGAACTAGAAGTCAATCCAAGTGCTTAA
- a CDS encoding plasmid pRiA4b ORF-3 family protein: protein MKIQGTKKLLEAIPFEVSTDSGEERNPLYEWHANLLVINRKKTMVLMNDSNRYVIVLHGLKANEFKRLGKVIQETIRQTFQAERIRDEVIDRYLAEAGPVSFHKTKDRSHVAQLNKACDNVGFAARELVSSELIQTAVSKQASRWLTGGGKRDMFHPYEELFTDLEKMAGCGLFSSEAAIMKISMPFEGLSIWRRVLVPLDLSFAEFHDVIQTLFGWQDSHLHEFHVFDQNEMTEGDSVSGNFQHVLNIVMNDDLESYPQEVDKVLENTVALSDILQISTVLKYVYNFGDNWQHEIVLEKFVDDEPVKSPVCLDGEGDAPPEDCGGEPGFREFLLIMADPYHPEHAEMKQWAASQLYREFDKGLVNHRLRRM from the coding sequence ATGAAGATACAAGGAACTAAAAAGCTGTTAGAAGCCATCCCGTTTGAAGTAAGTACAGACAGCGGGGAGGAGAGAAATCCGCTCTATGAATGGCATGCTAATCTGCTCGTCATAAACCGTAAGAAGACAATGGTTCTCATGAACGACAGCAACCGGTATGTGATTGTTCTGCACGGGTTGAAAGCGAATGAATTCAAGCGCCTGGGCAAGGTTATCCAGGAAACAATCCGGCAGACTTTCCAGGCTGAGCGGATCCGTGACGAGGTGATTGATCGCTATCTGGCTGAAGCCGGCCCTGTTTCATTCCACAAAACGAAGGATCGTTCGCACGTTGCCCAATTGAACAAGGCTTGTGATAATGTAGGGTTCGCTGCACGCGAGTTGGTATCTTCGGAGCTTATCCAAACGGCTGTTTCCAAGCAGGCGAGCCGATGGTTGACGGGCGGAGGCAAGCGGGACATGTTTCATCCGTATGAAGAGCTGTTTACTGACTTGGAAAAGATGGCGGGCTGTGGCCTTTTCAGTTCAGAAGCAGCGATTATGAAGATTTCTATGCCGTTTGAGGGCCTATCGATCTGGCGGCGCGTGCTCGTTCCGCTCGATCTGTCATTTGCTGAATTTCACGATGTAATACAAACCCTGTTCGGTTGGCAAGACAGCCATCTCCATGAGTTCCATGTGTTCGATCAAAACGAAATGACAGAAGGTGACAGTGTAAGTGGGAATTTTCAACATGTCCTGAACATTGTCATGAATGATGATTTGGAGAGCTACCCACAAGAAGTGGACAAAGTGCTTGAAAATACAGTGGCATTATCCGATATCCTTCAAATATCAACTGTATTGAAATATGTATATAATTTCGGAGACAACTGGCAACATGAAATCGTTTTGGAGAAATTCGTGGACGATGAACCAGTGAAATCGCCGGTCTGCCTAGACGGTGAAGGCGATGCGCCACCCGAAGACTGTGGAGGAGAGCCGGGTTTCCGTGAATTCCTGTTGATTATGGCAGATCCGTACCATCCAGAGCACGCCGAGATGAAGCAATGGGCGGCAAGCCAACTGTACCGAGAGTTTGATAAGGGATTGGTGAATCATCGGTTGAGACGGATGTAG
- a CDS encoding YHYH domain-containing protein has translation MKKLLVVLSSLLLSLTIFSNHTSAHPGRTDSSGGHTCRTNCAKWGLETGEYHYHNGGGTSSKSTSNTSQSKPSYSQADINEGRTTGKSSGYEDGYNRNAKKSVADEGNEGCKKGYVAGYEAGYQEGLKKNTRRR, from the coding sequence TTGAAGAAATTATTAGTTGTTTTGAGTAGCCTTTTACTCTCCCTAACTATTTTTAGTAACCATACATCGGCGCATCCAGGTAGGACGGACAGTAGCGGGGGGCATACTTGTAGAACGAACTGCGCAAAATGGGGATTAGAAACAGGGGAATACCATTATCATAATGGCGGTGGTACGAGTTCCAAGTCGACTTCCAACACATCTCAATCCAAACCGAGTTATAGTCAAGCAGATATTAATGAAGGTAGAACTACAGGTAAATCAAGTGGCTATGAGGACGGCTATAATAGAAATGCTAAGAAATCTGTAGCTGACGAAGGAAATGAAGGGTGTAAAAAAGGGTACGTAGCAGGCTATGAGGCGGGTTATCAAGAAGGACTAAAAAAAAATACAAGAAGAAGATAG
- a CDS encoding 2OG-Fe(II) oxygenase, producing the protein MIAENKEQTIFHHVGKKIITDREIDIIARLEEPLIVVLGNVLSDEECNELITMSKDKMQRSKIGTTHAENELRTSSGMFIEESENEVVSRIERRIATIMNIPIEHGESLQILRYTPGQQYKAHYDYFSSTSKVTNNRISTLVMYLNDVDEGGETFFPQLNFSVTPKKGMAVYFEYFYNDQTLNELTLHGGAPVIAGEKWVATQWMRKQRIR; encoded by the coding sequence ATGATAGCGGAGAATAAAGAACAAACGATATTCCATCACGTTGGTAAGAAAATCATAACGGATCGAGAAATTGACATCATCGCTCGACTTGAGGAACCATTGATCGTGGTTTTAGGAAATGTATTAAGTGACGAAGAGTGCAATGAACTGATTACGATGTCGAAAGACAAAATGCAACGTTCAAAGATTGGCACGACACACGCAGAAAATGAGCTTAGAACAAGCAGCGGTATGTTTATTGAAGAAAGTGAAAACGAAGTTGTCTCTAGAATTGAAAGAAGAATCGCAACTATCATGAATATACCGATTGAACATGGTGAAAGTCTTCAAATCCTCCGGTATACACCGGGTCAACAATATAAAGCGCATTATGATTATTTTTCTTCCACAAGCAAAGTAACAAACAACCGGATCAGCACGCTCGTGATGTACTTAAATGATGTGGATGAAGGCGGAGAAACCTTTTTCCCACAACTGAACTTTTCCGTTACACCGAAAAAAGGGATGGCCGTCTACTTTGAGTACTTCTATAACGATCAAACGTTAAACGAATTGACTTTGCATGGCGGTGCACCTGTAATTGCCGGTGAAAAGTGGGTTGCTACGCAGTGGATGAGAAAACAAAGAATTAGATAA
- a CDS encoding YqhV family protein — translation MIERALLLMIVLRIFSGSVDITAAMLMYKFNDLEKAFYINTLLALVGPCVLIITTAFALIGLAEKISVTRMICLFAGITLILISLKSN, via the coding sequence TTGATTGAAAGAGCATTGTTACTAATGATCGTATTACGGATCTTTTCCGGCAGTGTAGATATCACGGCAGCCATGTTAATGTACAAGTTTAATGATTTAGAAAAAGCTTTTTACATCAACACGCTATTGGCTCTTGTAGGACCCTGTGTATTGATCATCACTACGGCATTTGCATTAATCGGTCTTGCTGAAAAAATTTCTGTCACACGAATGATCTGTCTCTTTGCTGGAATCACGCTAATTCTTATTAGTTTGAAATCCAACTAA
- a CDS encoding CoxG family protein, whose translation MAIASHSVIIPASVENVWNYVSHIENWATMVPAYKEHEQINEKKSVWTFEGNFKGFTKTVKMELTITEFHEPSMIRFELNGITDNFTGSGEFTAEETAGETTMTGTIEVNAGGLTGAVLSPVIKMVLPKVATRLTEKIARQINREEMPVLK comes from the coding sequence ATGGCAATCGCATCGCATTCTGTAATCATTCCTGCATCTGTAGAGAACGTATGGAATTATGTAAGTCACATTGAAAACTGGGCTACGATGGTTCCTGCTTATAAGGAGCATGAACAAATCAATGAGAAGAAGTCAGTTTGGACATTCGAAGGGAATTTTAAAGGATTTACAAAGACTGTGAAAATGGAGTTAACCATTACGGAATTCCATGAGCCATCCATGATTCGCTTCGAATTAAATGGCATTACGGATAACTTTACAGGAAGTGGAGAGTTCACTGCTGAAGAAACAGCGGGGGAGACAACGATGACAGGAACGATTGAAGTGAATGCAGGCGGTTTAACCGGCGCTGTGTTATCACCTGTTATTAAAATGGTGCTGCCAAAAGTGGCAACCCGATTAACAGAAAAGATTGCTCGCCAAATTAATCGGGAAGAGATGCCGGTTTTGAAATAA
- a CDS encoding ABC transporter ATP-binding protein — protein MYEICKFSNVTKRYKDHIIFNNLNLTINKGEMVAIVGKSGSGKTTILNLMGLLDKQDSGTISLFGENTTNYKVSKKTKMLRNKISYLFQNFALIDHYSVGTNLEIPLTYIERSKKKRNQLMIEALQKVGLSIPVSQKVYKLSGGEQQRLSIARLLLKPSELILADEPTGSLDAENRDEIIELLRGLNKEGKTLVIVTHDPEVANKCHRIIQL, from the coding sequence TTGTATGAGATTTGTAAATTTAGCAACGTGACCAAAAGATATAAGGACCATATCATATTTAACAATTTAAATTTAACAATAAACAAAGGAGAAATGGTGGCGATTGTAGGAAAGAGCGGTAGCGGAAAAACTACAATTTTAAATTTGATGGGGTTGTTAGACAAACAGGACAGCGGCACAATTTCCCTATTTGGCGAAAATACAACCAATTATAAGGTGAGTAAAAAAACTAAAATGTTGAGGAACAAAATATCATATTTATTTCAAAATTTCGCTTTAATAGATCACTATTCGGTTGGTACGAACTTGGAGATTCCTTTGACCTATATTGAGAGAAGTAAAAAGAAGAGAAACCAACTAATGATAGAAGCGCTTCAAAAAGTCGGACTTTCGATTCCGGTCTCTCAAAAAGTTTACAAGCTATCTGGTGGTGAACAACAAAGACTATCCATTGCTAGATTACTCTTGAAACCTTCTGAATTGATCTTAGCAGATGAGCCTACGGGTTCTTTAGATGCTGAAAATAGAGATGAAATTATAGAACTGTTGAGAGGATTGAATAAAGAAGGTAAGACACTTGTGATTGTCACACACGATCCTGAGGTTGCAAATAAGTGTCACAGAATTATTCAACTGTAA